In Montipora foliosa isolate CH-2021 chromosome 13, ASM3666993v2, whole genome shotgun sequence, one DNA window encodes the following:
- the LOC137982282 gene encoding retinoic acid receptor RXR-alpha-B-like — MEGSSRPFDSTSSDLADVFMDITLSKTEADDRDREDLQSCKFSRKSSSSSTSSAAEATSKQRLSIESEEGSENSAASNQSHAASVTTECVVCNDKATGYHYGVFTCEGCKGFFKRTVQKHLEYTCKGGGNCEVNQINRNRCQYCRFQKCVAQGMLKEAVREDRTPGGRHRHRSLQDHRPKKPQRPSRDETTTNGVANEDDYADSGACHPSESPSNREDVMAFIAKIREHVTLIPDIAGHTIESSKTPGEKDVNKLMELAYQELQYVIQWAKCVPGFRELDLEDQVCLLKACFMDLNVFRLAYRSVACDPMSVRFSQRVILEKKDVVALGWTEDLVDATLEFSDKLRSLNLDSNEFACLSALVLLCPDTPELKNKGKVEELQATVNSYLRDYAATLYPHKPNRLGKLLLCLPTLRMFSEKALENYVTLEFFGKLDMPPLVAELLE, encoded by the exons ATGGAGGGTTCGTCGAGGCCGTTCGATTCAACCTCCAGCGACTTAGCGGACGTTTTTATGGATATAACCCTCTCGAAGACTGAAGCAGATGATCGTGATAGAGAAGATCTCCAGTCTTGTAAATTCTCGCGAAAATCCTCCAGCAGTTCTACATCTTCCGCGGCGGAAGCGACGTCAAAACAACGATTGTCAATAGAGAGCGAGGAGGGCAGTGAAAACAGCGCAGCATCAAACCAATCCCACGCGGCCAGTGTCACAACCGAGTGTGTTGTATGCAACGATAAGGCCACTGGTTACCATTATGGTGTGTTTACATGTGAAGGCTGTAAAGGATTCTTCAAGCGCACAGTGCAGAAACATTTAGAGTACACTTGCAAGGGAGGAGGAAACTGTGAGGTGAATCAGATCAACAGAAACCGCTGTCAGTATTGCCGGTTTCAGAAGTGTGTGGCACAGGGAATGCTTAAAGAAG CGGTGCGAGAGGACCGAACACCAGGGGGAAGACACCGACACCGTTCTCTCCAGGATCATCGCCCTAAAAAGCCACAACGGCCCTCTCGGGACGAAACGACCACAAACGGCGTCGCAAACGAGGATGATTATGCGGATAGTGGGGCATGTCACCCCTCAGAGTCGCCAAGCAACAGAGAAGATGTCATGGCTTTCATTGCAAAGATCCGAGAACACGTGACCTTGATTCCCGACATTGCCGGCCATACTATCGAGAGTTCAAAAACCCCGGGGGAAAAAGACGTGAATAAACTCATGGAATTGGCTTATCAAGAGCTCCAGTACGTCATTCAGTGGGCCAAGTGTGTGCCAGGATTTAGGGAGCTCGATCTTGAAGATCAAGTGTGCCTACTCAAGGCCTGCTTTATGGATCTGAATGTTTTCCGTTTGGCATACAGATCCGTTGCGTGCGACCCCATGTCAGTGAGGTTTAGCCAGCGTGTTATCCTGGAGAAGAAAGATGTTGTGGCTCTGGGATGGACAGAGGACCTTGTGGATGCTACGCTAGAGTTTAGCGACAAATTACGCAGCTTGAATTTAGATTCGAACGAGTTTGCTTGTTTGTCTGCGCTTGTCTTACTTTGCCCAG ataCACCCGAGCttaagaacaaaggaaaagtcgaGGAACTTCAAGCCACAGTGAACAGCTACTTGCGTGACTATGCGGCCACGCTGTACCCCCACAAACCAAACCGACTTGGAAAGCTTCTCCTTTGCCTTCCAACTCTGCGTATGTTTAGCGAGAAAGCGCTGGAAAATTATGTCACACTTGAGTTTTTTGGTAAGTTAGACATGCCACCGCTAGTGGCCGAGCTCTTGGAGTAA
- the LOC137983677 gene encoding uncharacterized protein produces the protein MSKNRVLLWTAPRCVSTAFERSIMTLKNSKILHEPFSVAFYFGPERQSPRYASQEVNQQATYRSISELLQKEYDGRDFLFSKEMAYCLENKFHLFTQEGFKNFKHSFLIRHPLRAVYSLYKASTNPKLTGWDYFDPAEAGFRQMAELYEFVERNIHRDPVVVDADDLLDSPNEVLKGYCEAVGLEYEENMTSWEPGPIPEWDVWAGWHEDALKSSGFKARDNKNRNRPCAAFDIEDLPPQVASVVEDCMPYYEALREKRIRPKNNELY, from the coding sequence ATGTCGAAAAATCGCGTTCTTCTGTGGACGGCTCCGAGATGCGTCTCGACGGCGTTTGAGAGATCAATCATGACTCTCAAGAACTCCAAAATTTTACACGAACCGTTCTCTGTAGCTTTTTATTTTGGCCCCGAGAGGCAGAGTCCGCGATATGCATCCCAAGAGGTCAATCAGCAAGCAACATATCGCAGTATCAGCGAGCTGCTTCAAAAGGAGTACGACGGAAGAGATTTCCTCTTCTCAAAGGAGATGGCTTACTGCTTGGAAAACAAGTTTCACCTCTTCACACAAGAGGGCTTTAAAAACTTTAAGCATTCCTTTCTGATCCGCCATCCACTAAGGGCAGTTTACTCCCTTTACAAAGCCTCTACAAACCCGAAGCTTACGGGATGGGATTACTTTGATCCCGCAGAAGCAGGTTTCCGACAGATGGCCGAGCTTTACGAATTCGTTGAGCGAAACATTCACAGAGATCCTGTTGTTGTCGACGCAGATGATCTACTGGATTCTCCTAACGAAGTCCTAAAGGGCTATTGTGAGGCAGTGGGGTTGGAATATGAGGAGAACATGACTTCCTGGGAGCCTGGGCCGATACCAGAATGGGATGTCTGGGCTGGATGGCACGAGGACGCATTGAAAAGTTCAGGATTTAAAGCAAGGGACAACAAAAATAGAAATCGGCCCTGTGCAGCTTTCGACATTGAGGATCTTCCGCCTCAAGTAGCTTCTGTTGTGGAAGATTGTATGCCATACTATGAAGCCCTGCGCGAAAAGAGAATTAGGCCAAAGAACAATGAGCTATATTGA